The proteins below are encoded in one region of Stieleria sp. JC731:
- a CDS encoding cation diffusion facilitator family transporter has translation MIAKSTRIEESDGCGKQRFASGGSDVNGVSLAAIIGESHSVTNHQSDPYREATNAALLGLLVNLALAIVKLLAGIVGNSFALLSDAANSIGDVLTSSVVLFALWYARKPPDPEHPYGHTRIEAIAGSNVAVLILVSAIWIGFEAFQRIFSDHSIPPAWTLWIAGCNVLIKEVLYRYKIRIGRQTGSLAIVANAWDHRSDALCSFAVLIGLSLVRFGNGAMMWADEIAALAVVAAIIWNAFGLLRQSTHELMDAQADEGTVAAIRIVAEDVHGVEHVEKLFVRKSGLELFADIHLQVDPSHTVEEGHRIGHDAKAVLLEEFPNLRDVLVHLEPFGNR, from the coding sequence GTGATTGCCAAAAGTACGAGAATCGAGGAAAGTGACGGTTGTGGAAAGCAACGGTTTGCGTCAGGCGGTAGTGACGTTAATGGTGTTTCCTTGGCTGCTATAATTGGCGAATCCCATTCGGTGACGAACCATCAATCGGATCCTTATCGAGAAGCGACGAATGCGGCGTTGCTAGGCCTGTTGGTCAATCTGGCTTTAGCAATTGTCAAGCTACTAGCGGGCATCGTCGGCAATTCGTTTGCGCTGCTTTCTGATGCCGCCAATTCGATTGGCGATGTTTTGACGTCCAGCGTCGTGTTGTTTGCACTTTGGTATGCACGCAAACCGCCGGATCCGGAACACCCTTACGGCCACACTCGGATCGAAGCAATCGCGGGTTCGAATGTTGCGGTGCTCATTCTTGTTTCGGCCATCTGGATCGGCTTTGAAGCGTTTCAGCGTATTTTCAGCGATCATTCGATACCACCGGCTTGGACGCTGTGGATCGCCGGATGCAACGTTCTAATCAAGGAAGTTTTGTATCGCTACAAGATTCGAATTGGCCGCCAAACCGGTTCCTTGGCGATCGTGGCCAATGCCTGGGATCATCGTAGCGATGCGCTTTGTTCGTTCGCCGTTTTGATCGGGCTTAGTCTCGTGAGATTCGGTAATGGCGCGATGATGTGGGCTGATGAGATTGCGGCGCTAGCCGTTGTCGCGGCAATCATTTGGAATGCGTTCGGTCTGCTGAGGCAAAGCACGCATGAATTGATGGACGCTCAGGCGGACGAAGGGACCGTCGCGGCGATACGAATTGTTGCCGAAGATGTCCATGGGGTCGAACACGTCGAAAAGCTTTTTGTCCGCAAGTCCGGTTTGGAGCTATTCGCAGACATCCATTTGCAAGTTGACCCAAGTCATACGGTCGAAGAGGGGCATCGGATCGGACACGATGCGAAAGCTGTGTTGTTGGAAGAGTTTCCGAATCTACGTGACGTGCTCGTTCACTTGGAACCGTTTGGCAATCGCTAA
- a CDS encoding cytochrome-c peroxidase: MTNVSAADGDNTVMLGEDESLLSGIPGEGLLSVEQATEWLANDSVHQELSIDLPKGIDAAKGNIFIPSDNPMTRAKVELGRQLYFDPRLSSDNSISCASCHNPAEGYGAQTQFGVGVQGQEGGRNSPVSYNRIVSKEQFWDGRAATLEDQAIGPIANPIEMGNTHDSCIADLAANPVYKLQFDKVFKDGISIENVGRALAAFERAIVTGPTPYDFQKDIETFETVFADDLEYLDEEPELKEQYDALKAAIAKHPMSESAKRGMKLFFGKANCTACHAGANFTDEQYHNLGVGMEVAEPDLGRYEITKVEKDKGAFKTPTLRNIAMSAPYMHDGSQKTLEEVVAWYNKGGHKNEWLSDKMKPLNLTPQEEADVVAFMKEGLTGTFPKIQTGRLPL; the protein is encoded by the coding sequence ATGACGAACGTTTCGGCTGCAGATGGCGACAACACCGTCATGCTAGGTGAAGACGAATCGCTTTTGTCCGGAATCCCAGGCGAAGGACTTCTGTCGGTTGAACAGGCGACGGAATGGTTGGCGAACGATTCCGTCCACCAAGAGCTTTCGATCGATCTACCCAAAGGCATCGATGCCGCAAAGGGAAATATCTTCATCCCAAGCGACAATCCGATGACTCGCGCGAAAGTCGAACTCGGTCGTCAGCTGTATTTCGATCCACGCCTTTCGTCTGACAACAGCATCTCCTGTGCGTCGTGTCACAATCCTGCCGAAGGCTATGGTGCGCAGACGCAATTTGGTGTCGGCGTTCAAGGCCAAGAAGGCGGACGCAATTCACCGGTTTCTTACAACCGAATTGTCAGTAAAGAACAATTCTGGGATGGACGTGCCGCAACGCTTGAAGACCAAGCCATCGGGCCAATCGCTAACCCGATTGAAATGGGCAATACTCACGATTCTTGCATTGCTGATCTTGCCGCAAATCCGGTCTACAAATTGCAATTCGACAAGGTCTTCAAAGATGGCATTTCGATCGAAAACGTCGGTCGTGCACTTGCCGCCTTTGAACGTGCCATCGTGACGGGTCCAACGCCTTACGATTTTCAAAAAGACATCGAAACCTTCGAAACCGTCTTTGCTGATGATCTGGAATACTTGGACGAAGAACCTGAGTTGAAAGAGCAATACGACGCTTTGAAAGCTGCGATTGCGAAACATCCGATGAGCGAATCGGCGAAACGCGGCATGAAACTGTTCTTTGGTAAAGCCAACTGCACAGCGTGTCATGCGGGAGCCAACTTTACCGACGAGCAATACCACAATCTAGGCGTCGGAATGGAAGTCGCCGAACCAGACTTGGGACGCTATGAGATCACCAAGGTCGAGAAGGACAAGGGAGCGTTCAAAACGCCAACCCTTCGCAACATTGCGATGTCGGCCCCATACATGCACGACGGAAGCCAAAAGACACTTGAAGAAGTGGTTGCTTGGTACAACAAGGGCGGCCACAAAAACGAATGGTTGAGCGACAAAATGAAGCCATTGAATCTGACGCCGCAAGAGGAAGCTGACGTCGTCGCGTTCATGAAGGAAGGCTTGACCGGAACTTTTCCAAAGATCCAAACTGGACGCCTGCCGCTGTAA
- the mutY gene encoding A/G-specific adenine glycosylase produces MKRNSSPKQPKRQSSPPDFSAVPYDHASDDAKWRSAIRRQLTKWFKVNARVLPWRSEPTPYRVWVSEIMLQQTQVATVLPYYHRWMESYPTVTALADADEADLMRHWEGLGYYRRVRSMHAAAKKIVQEYNGEFPTDANAVLDLPGVGRYTAGAILSIACDQKMPILEGNTVRVFSRWAALKASPTETLANKWLWHFSEQMLPRANFGTFNQAAMELGALVCTPRNPNCDACPILNQCRTAALGLQQEIPGKVKKIKYEDRTEFALVLSRDQASQREYLMRKLPDDARWAGLWDFPRPTDVETSTIDCATQWLEDQIGTPVLPGPRLRTIRHGVTKYRIQLHVHAATVKSDSNKTSKTRQFPPDQWQWVNQDQLSELPLSVTGRKIADLVVKSEQQFLPLR; encoded by the coding sequence TTGAAACGCAATAGCTCTCCCAAGCAACCGAAACGGCAATCGAGCCCACCTGATTTTTCTGCGGTCCCTTACGATCACGCCAGCGACGATGCGAAATGGCGTAGTGCGATCCGCCGCCAATTGACTAAGTGGTTCAAAGTCAATGCACGTGTCTTGCCGTGGCGCAGTGAGCCGACTCCTTACCGCGTTTGGGTCAGCGAGATCATGTTGCAGCAAACGCAAGTTGCAACGGTGTTGCCCTATTACCACCGCTGGATGGAAAGTTATCCCACCGTCACCGCCTTAGCAGACGCAGATGAAGCGGACCTGATGCGCCACTGGGAAGGACTCGGGTACTATCGGCGTGTTCGATCCATGCACGCCGCAGCAAAGAAGATCGTCCAGGAGTACAACGGCGAATTCCCAACCGATGCGAATGCGGTTTTGGATCTGCCGGGTGTGGGACGCTATACCGCCGGGGCGATCCTTTCGATCGCATGCGACCAGAAAATGCCGATCCTAGAAGGAAACACCGTTCGGGTTTTTAGCCGCTGGGCCGCCCTGAAAGCTTCGCCAACGGAAACGCTTGCCAACAAGTGGCTATGGCATTTCTCCGAACAGATGCTGCCTCGCGCTAACTTTGGCACCTTCAATCAAGCGGCAATGGAACTGGGCGCCTTGGTCTGCACACCGAGGAACCCAAACTGTGACGCTTGCCCGATCTTAAATCAATGTCGCACCGCCGCGCTCGGATTGCAGCAAGAGATCCCAGGGAAGGTCAAGAAGATCAAGTATGAAGACCGCACCGAATTTGCGTTGGTCTTGTCGCGTGATCAAGCATCGCAGCGTGAATACCTCATGCGAAAGCTGCCCGATGATGCTCGATGGGCGGGTCTTTGGGATTTCCCCAGACCGACTGACGTTGAAACATCCACCATCGACTGTGCAACACAGTGGCTTGAGGACCAAATTGGCACACCTGTGTTGCCTGGCCCCAGGTTAAGGACTATCCGCCACGGGGTGACCAAATACCGAATCCAACTGCATGTTCACGCAGCAACGGTTAAATCGGACTCCAATAAAACATCAAAGACACGGCAATTCCCCCCTGACCAATGGCAGTGGGTCAATCAAGATCAGCTAAGCGAACTACCGCTGAGCGTTACCGGCAGAAAAATCGCTGATCTGGTTGTAAAATCTGAACAACAGTTTTTGCCGCTCCGCTAA
- a CDS encoding PDZ domain-containing protein has protein sequence MTPAINQLRVIDNRRFVLVLGLLLWSCLLLLGCSSAQAQSTGDAQDSASQTTSDEKPSGEPEIKPSSVGFGDLLPKPKKRSLAQWAKELQSDRYRTRKIARQKLVEGGYDSIPALKQLLDEGELDSTETVIQILSLIAEDEPPWQSDGAIATLESISKSGFGTKATIAKSVLKSFSESRDAKAREELAKIGVIVGVETVALGSRSRPQNLIRIDSNWNGSVRELAWIRWLKNTPYAIIEGNAIRPEVLDSVIRLQSDMTLILMEGELTASSLEVLSKRDRIDAIEIRYVRLSESLLKKFPSINIRQALHLMGTGTQPEQVDELRAELPGVVITARSGGFLGVICRSLDEDYCEVNEVIRGSGAAEAGIQPGDIVIRIDDAKITRFDDLQRQINTHIPGDEIEIEIRRHRQIITTTAVLKKLETQ, from the coding sequence ACAATCGCCGATTTGTCCTGGTGCTCGGACTATTGCTCTGGAGCTGTCTATTGCTCTTGGGCTGTTCGAGCGCGCAAGCCCAATCAACCGGTGACGCTCAAGATTCTGCGTCTCAAACAACATCGGACGAGAAACCTTCCGGCGAACCGGAAATAAAGCCTTCATCTGTCGGCTTCGGAGATCTGCTTCCCAAGCCCAAAAAGCGTTCACTTGCTCAGTGGGCAAAGGAACTTCAGAGCGACCGCTATCGAACAAGGAAAATCGCTCGGCAGAAGCTAGTCGAAGGCGGATACGATTCCATCCCGGCGTTGAAGCAACTCCTTGATGAAGGTGAACTCGATTCGACAGAAACGGTCATCCAGATACTCTCATTGATTGCCGAAGACGAACCTCCGTGGCAAAGCGATGGTGCGATCGCGACTTTGGAATCAATCTCCAAGTCAGGGTTCGGAACCAAAGCCACGATCGCGAAGTCGGTTCTGAAATCATTCTCCGAAAGTCGTGACGCAAAAGCTCGCGAAGAACTGGCCAAAATCGGAGTGATCGTTGGCGTCGAAACGGTCGCTTTGGGATCACGAAGTCGTCCACAGAATTTGATTCGGATCGACAGCAACTGGAACGGCAGTGTCCGTGAACTGGCATGGATTCGCTGGCTTAAAAACACGCCGTACGCGATCATCGAAGGTAACGCGATCCGTCCTGAGGTCCTGGATTCGGTGATCCGTTTACAATCCGATATGACGCTGATCTTGATGGAAGGCGAACTGACAGCGTCGTCACTTGAAGTGCTGTCAAAGCGAGACCGTATCGATGCGATTGAAATTCGCTACGTCCGGTTGAGCGAGTCGCTGCTAAAAAAATTCCCTTCGATCAACATCCGCCAAGCGCTACACCTGATGGGTACCGGCACGCAGCCGGAACAGGTCGACGAGCTTCGGGCGGAACTACCTGGCGTCGTCATCACCGCACGAAGCGGCGGATTCCTTGGTGTGATTTGCAGAAGCTTGGACGAAGATTACTGCGAAGTCAACGAAGTGATCCGAGGTAGCGGAGCCGCAGAAGCAGGCATCCAGCCGGGCGATATCGTCATCCGAATCGACGATGCAAAGATCACTCGTTTTGATGACCTGCAGCGACAGATCAATACGCATATCCCCGGCGATGAAATCGAAATCGAGATTCGTCGCCATCGACAAATCATTACCACAACTGCAGTCCTGAAGAAGCTTGAAACGCAATAG